Proteins encoded together in one Miscanthus floridulus cultivar M001 chromosome 16, ASM1932011v1, whole genome shotgun sequence window:
- the LOC136513726 gene encoding syntaxin-32-like — protein sequence MIPTRPAQASFRDRTNEFRAAVESARRHAAPSSSSAPAAASSSSTGTLDGLIAATSARSEFNNRASKIGLGIHQTSQKLSRLAKLAKRTSVFDDPTVEIQELTAVIKKDITALNTAVVDLQALCNSQNESGSLSKDTTNHSTTVVDNLKNRLMSATKEFKEVLTMRTENLKVHENRRQMFSSSAAKDASNPFIRQRPLVARDPSESSVPPAPWASDSASTPLFQRKKTNGDHGASSSSSQPFAQQQQLAVQQDSYMQSRAEALQNVESTIHELSNIFTQLATMVSQQGELAIRIDENMDDTLTNVEGAQGQLLKYLNSISSNRWLMMKIFFVLMVFLMIFIFFVA from the exons ATGATCCCGACGCGCCCCGCGCAGGCGTCGTTCCGCGATCGCACCAACGAGTTCCGCGCCGCCGTCGAGAGCGCGCGCCGCCACGCCGCACCTTCCTCGTCGTCCGCCCCCGCGGCGGCGAGCAGCAGCTCCACCGGGACCCTCGATGGGTTGATCGCGGCCACGTCGGCTCGCTCGGAGTTCAACAACCGCGCGTCCAAGATCGGGCTTGGGATCCACCAGACCTCCCAGAAGCTAAGCCGCCTTGCCAAAT TGGCAAAGAGAACATCTGTTTTTGATGACCCTACAGTGGAGATTCAAGAGTTGACTGCAGTTATCAAAAAGGATATCACGGCTTTGAATACTGCTGTTGTAGACCTACAAGCTCTCTGCAATTCACAAAATGAGAGTGGCAGTCTCTCCAAGGACACAACAAATCATTCCACTACAGTCGTGGACAACCTTAAAAATCGTCTGATGAGTGCAACAAAAGAATTTAAAGAAGTTCTTACCATGCGAACAGAG AATTTGAAGGTTCATGAAAATAGAAGGCAAATGTTCTCCTCGTCAGCTGCAAAGGACGCGTCAAATCCATTCATCCGTCAACGACCCCTTGTTGCTAGGGATCCATCAGAGTCCTCTGTGCCCCCAGCACCATGGGCCAGCGACTCTGCATCTACCCCATTATTCCAGAG gaagaagactaATGGAGACCAtggggcatcatcatcatcatctcagcCTTTTGCACAGCAGCAGCAATTGGCAGTACAACAGGACAGTTACATGCAGAGCAGAGCTGAGGCTCTTCAAAATGTGGAATCAACAATCCATGAGCTGAGCAACATATTTACACAGTTGGCGACCATGGTTTCTCAACAGGGAGAGCTAGCAATCAG AATTGACGAGAACATGGATGACACATTGACTAACGTGGAGGGAGCACAGGGCCAGCTCCTGAAGTACCTCAACAGCATTTCATCCAACAGGTGGCTGATGATGAAGATATTCTTTGTGCTGATGGTGTTCCTCATGATCTTCATATTCTTCGTCGCTTGA
- the LOC136511208 gene encoding uncharacterized protein, whose amino-acid sequence MAVVAPGRRAATTQRAVLDGCSGSSWGAQREKGLSGHKSSTIGSGEPINDSVPPRDPEEGGENCEVNADPESLSDIDDVEVDWYLHNEEERQYKKIIWEEMNKEYLEEQAAKEALAAELAARGIVVEEGKKKKRRRNEDTKSSTPAETPAEATYNMLKRKGLGSKINEGAVGELYKTKDEVGSASKEEEMDFDALFGPDNADGETVDDGYNYGGYNDNGAEAYNGIDDDSDF is encoded by the exons atggcggtggtggcgccgGGCAGGAGGGCTGCAACAACGCAGCGCGCGGTGCTGGACGGCTGCAGCGGCTCATCGTGGGGGGCTCAGCGTGAAAAG GGTTTAAGCGGACATAAATCTTCAACAATTGGATCTGGGGAACCCATAAATGACTCTGTGCCGCCCAGGGATCCTGAAGAGGGAG GTGAAAATTGTGAAGTCAATGCTGATCCAGAAAGCCTTTCTGACATCGACGATGTAGAG GTTGATTGGTACCTTCACAATGAGGAAGAGAGACAATATAAAAAGATTATCTGGGAGGAAATGAACAAAGAATACCTTGAG GAACAAGCAGCCAAGGAAGCTTTGGCAGCTGAATTGGCAGCTAGAGGGATTGTTGTGGAAGAGGGAAAGAAGAAA AAACGAAGACGTAATGAAGACACCAAGAGCTCGACACCTGCTGAAACACCGGCAGAAGCCACATACAACATGCTGAAACGGAAG GGACTTGGTTCAAAGATCAATGAGGGAGCTGTTGGCGAATTGTACAAG ACTAAAGATGAAGTTGGCAGCGCAAGTAAGGAAGAAGAGATGGACTTCGACGCACTGTTTGGGCCGGACAATGCTGATGGTGAAACAGTTGATGATGGTTACAACTATGGGGGCTATAACGACAATGGCGCAGAAGCCTACAATGGCATTGACGATGATTCTGATTTCTAG